Proteins from a genomic interval of Desulfofustis limnaeus:
- a CDS encoding ACT domain-containing protein — MRVQQIAVFLENKSGRLAEITSILAENGINIRALSVADTADFGILRLIVDKVDLAEQALRAGGFTVGKTNVIAVEVPDRTGGLASVLKSIKEASLNVEYMYAFVNKTGENAVLIFRFEEMDRAIETLLKDGFTILESQQIYNL; from the coding sequence ATGCGGGTACAGCAGATAGCGGTCTTTTTGGAAAACAAATCGGGACGGTTGGCTGAGATCACCTCGATTCTGGCGGAAAACGGCATCAACATCCGGGCACTCTCGGTTGCCGATACCGCTGATTTCGGCATTCTGCGTCTCATTGTCGACAAGGTGGACCTGGCCGAACAAGCCCTTCGGGCCGGCGGCTTCACCGTTGGTAAAACCAACGTCATCGCGGTCGAAGTGCCGGATCGGACGGGTGGCCTGGCATCGGTGCTGAAGAGCATCAAAGAGGCCAGCCTCAACGTTGAGTATATGTACGCCTTTGTCAACAAGACCGGGGAGAATGCCGTACTGATCTTCCGTTTTGAAGAGATGGATCGAGCCATCGAGACCTTGCTCAAGGATGGCTTCACCATCCTCGAGAGTCAGCAGATCTATAATTTGTAG
- a CDS encoding ABC transporter substrate-binding protein produces the protein MKGYRLIWVVVILGLLGAPAVMAETLKVGAILAVTGPAAFLGGPEARTIEMLADEVNQAGGINGHKLELIIKDSGGSPEKAISFAKQLIEEERVVAVLGPSTSGESMAVKKIFEESQTPLLSCAAAEVIVNPVGRYVFKTPQSDSFAVKRIFMTMQDLGISKIAVLAGNTGFGKAGKEQLLAIAPTMGVEVVEEEVYDKDANDLSAVIAKLKANKDVQAVVNWSIVPAQAIVAKNMRQAGWDVPLFQSHGFGNIKYVEAAGAAAEGIIFPAGRLLIADKLPADHPQKELLTTYKADYESRYQEQASTFGGHAYDAFIILKAAIVNGGTDQESIRDEIEKLTGLPGTAGIFNFSPEDHNGLDLDSFEMVTVKDGAFVPYEKP, from the coding sequence ATGAAAGGGTATCGTTTGATCTGGGTCGTTGTGATCCTGGGCTTGCTTGGTGCTCCGGCGGTTATGGCCGAAACCTTGAAGGTCGGGGCCATCCTCGCCGTTACCGGGCCGGCTGCCTTTCTCGGCGGGCCGGAAGCGCGGACCATCGAGATGCTGGCCGATGAGGTCAACCAGGCCGGCGGCATCAACGGCCACAAGCTGGAGTTGATCATCAAGGACTCCGGGGGCAGCCCGGAAAAGGCCATCTCGTTTGCCAAGCAACTGATCGAGGAAGAGCGGGTAGTGGCGGTACTCGGCCCGTCCACCTCCGGTGAGTCGATGGCGGTGAAGAAAATCTTCGAAGAGAGTCAGACACCGCTGCTCTCCTGCGCCGCTGCCGAAGTGATCGTCAACCCGGTGGGTCGCTACGTGTTCAAGACCCCGCAGAGCGACTCGTTTGCCGTCAAGCGCATCTTCATGACCATGCAGGACCTGGGAATCAGCAAGATTGCGGTCTTGGCCGGAAATACCGGCTTCGGCAAAGCGGGCAAGGAACAACTGCTGGCCATTGCCCCGACCATGGGCGTCGAGGTGGTGGAAGAGGAAGTCTACGACAAAGATGCCAACGACTTGTCGGCAGTGATCGCAAAACTCAAGGCCAACAAGGATGTACAGGCAGTGGTCAACTGGTCGATCGTGCCGGCCCAGGCCATTGTGGCCAAGAATATGCGCCAGGCCGGATGGGATGTGCCGCTCTTCCAGAGCCACGGTTTCGGCAATATCAAGTACGTGGAAGCAGCCGGTGCCGCCGCCGAGGGGATTATCTTCCCGGCCGGCCGATTGCTGATCGCCGATAAGCTGCCGGCCGATCACCCGCAAAAAGAGCTGTTGACCACCTACAAGGCTGATTATGAAAGCCGTTACCAGGAGCAGGCCTCGACCTTCGGTGGTCACGCCTACGATGCCTTTATCATTCTCAAAGCGGCCATCGTCAACGGCGGCACCGACCAGGAGTCGATTCGCGACGAGATCGAGAAACTCACCGGTCTGCCGGGTACCGCCGGTATCTTCAACTTTTCACCGGAAGATCACAACGGTCTCGATCTGGACTCGTTCGAGATGGTGACCGTCAAGGACGGGGCCTTCGTGCCGTACGAGAAACCGTGA
- a CDS encoding branched-chain amino acid ABC transporter permease yields MTLELFIQYLFAGITYGSIYAIVAIGFNIIYNTTGIINFAQGEFVMLGGMISISLLPLVPLPLAVAIAVLVTMVYGALLEMCFIRWLDSPGVLRMIIITIGLSILTREIALHIWGESVRSLPYFVGNEISTVSVLGARVSPQVFWVIGACALMVLFLSVFFQSTSVGRQMRACAANRKAAILCGISTRNMVTLSFVLSAGIGALAGCVMSPITSTAYDNGTGLAIKGFTVAILGGLGNSAAAVAAGLLLGIIEAFSVSVVPLAFQDAIAITILLLIMFVRPHGLFGSGAAAGLKEF; encoded by the coding sequence ATGACGCTCGAACTTTTCATCCAATACCTGTTTGCCGGAATCACCTACGGCTCGATCTATGCGATCGTTGCCATCGGCTTTAACATCATCTACAACACCACCGGTATCATCAATTTCGCCCAGGGCGAATTTGTCATGCTCGGCGGCATGATCTCCATCTCCCTGCTGCCGCTCGTGCCGTTACCGCTCGCCGTTGCGATTGCGGTGCTCGTTACCATGGTCTACGGGGCCTTGTTGGAAATGTGTTTCATTCGCTGGCTGGACAGCCCCGGCGTCCTGCGGATGATCATCATCACCATCGGCTTGTCCATCCTCACCCGCGAAATCGCCCTGCATATCTGGGGAGAGTCGGTCCGGTCGCTGCCTTACTTCGTCGGCAACGAGATCAGCACCGTCAGCGTCCTGGGGGCGCGAGTCTCGCCGCAGGTGTTCTGGGTCATTGGGGCTTGTGCCCTGATGGTGCTGTTTCTCAGCGTTTTTTTTCAGTCCACCTCGGTCGGCCGGCAGATGCGTGCCTGTGCCGCCAACCGCAAGGCGGCGATCCTCTGCGGTATCTCCACCCGCAATATGGTCACCCTCTCCTTTGTTCTGAGCGCCGGCATCGGTGCCTTGGCCGGTTGCGTCATGTCGCCGATCACCTCCACCGCCTACGATAACGGCACCGGGCTGGCCATCAAGGGATTTACCGTGGCCATCCTCGGCGGCCTGGGCAACTCGGCGGCGGCGGTAGCCGCCGGCCTGCTGCTCGGGATCATCGAGGCCTTTTCGGTATCGGTGGTGCCGCTGGCCTTTCAGGACGCGATCGCTATCACTATCCTGTTGCTGATCATGTTCGTCCGTCCGCATGGCCTCTTCGGTTCTGGTGCGGCGGCCGGGTTGAAGGAGTTCTAG
- a CDS encoding branched-chain amino acid ABC transporter permease, which translates to MKRFLNLVPLIALVVVVPWLTELTDTKYYLTQLTMAAYYSLLIIGLCVLMGYTGQISMGHAGFFAIGGYLSAALTTRNLADFQERFWFQLIDGAGLLVSGQDIYGGELVTVAPWAACLAAVATAALIAWLLGIPVLKLKGHYLAMATLGFGIIIYRIALASEYFGEADGISEVPAFLLPFGLEVSGGFGVRVENYYIAWGMLLLGMILLKNLIDSRVGRALRSIHGSPEAAESMGVDTARSKLQVFVLSAVFAAVAGVFLTHYNGGIGPSEAGVMKSVRYVAIVAVGGMANLWGALIMGIVLNFLSLRGVFGSYDDAVFGLILIGIMLFAPNGILSLQWRAMLAPLRRRRTDPAEGGRT; encoded by the coding sequence ATGAAGCGGTTCCTCAACCTGGTGCCCCTGATCGCGCTGGTGGTCGTCGTGCCGTGGCTCACCGAACTGACCGACACCAAGTACTACCTGACCCAGTTGACCATGGCAGCGTATTATTCGCTGCTCATCATCGGTCTGTGCGTATTGATGGGCTATACCGGCCAGATCTCAATGGGCCACGCCGGGTTTTTCGCCATCGGCGGCTATCTGTCGGCAGCGCTGACCACCAGGAACCTGGCTGATTTTCAGGAGCGGTTTTGGTTCCAGCTTATCGACGGTGCCGGCCTGTTGGTCAGCGGGCAGGATATCTACGGCGGCGAATTGGTGACGGTGGCGCCCTGGGCCGCCTGTCTGGCGGCGGTGGCAACCGCCGCCCTGATCGCCTGGCTGCTGGGGATCCCGGTGCTCAAGTTGAAAGGCCATTATCTGGCCATGGCGACGCTGGGGTTCGGCATCATCATCTACCGGATCGCTCTGGCCAGCGAGTATTTCGGGGAGGCGGACGGGATCTCCGAGGTTCCCGCCTTCCTACTGCCTTTCGGACTGGAGGTAAGCGGCGGGTTCGGCGTGCGGGTGGAGAACTATTACATCGCCTGGGGCATGCTGCTGCTCGGGATGATCTTGCTGAAGAACCTGATCGACAGCCGGGTCGGCCGGGCCCTGCGCTCCATTCACGGTTCCCCGGAAGCGGCCGAGTCGATGGGTGTCGATACGGCCCGCAGCAAATTGCAGGTCTTCGTCCTCAGTGCGGTTTTTGCCGCCGTGGCGGGGGTTTTCTTGACCCACTACAACGGTGGCATCGGCCCATCCGAGGCGGGGGTGATGAAATCGGTGCGTTACGTGGCCATCGTCGCCGTCGGCGGCATGGCCAATCTCTGGGGTGCCCTGATCATGGGCATCGTCCTCAACTTCCTGTCGCTGCGCGGGGTCTTCGGATCCTATGATGACGCGGTGTTCGGCCTCATCCTTATCGGCATCATGCTCTTTGCCCCCAATGGGATTCTCAGCCTCCAGTGGAGGGCCATGCTGGCGCCGCTGCGGCGGCGCCGCACCGATCCGGCCGAGGGGGGGCGCACCTGA
- a CDS encoding ABC transporter ATP-binding protein: MALLDVAHLGKTFGGLQAVSDVSFTVDSKKIKAVIGPNGAGKTTLFNLITGTLAPSAGSVQFNGRDITGWKPHRIAARGVARTFQNIKLFAGMSVLENVMVGRHVRSHGGFLASMLRLPWIGAEERTIRRDAMERLELLGIDHLAEADATSLAFGQQRAVELARALALEPELLLLDEPAAGLNIYETAEIGRLIASIRAELGITVLLVEHDMSLVMDISDEIVVLSFGKKIAEDVPEAIQRNDEVIKVYLGE; the protein is encoded by the coding sequence ATGGCTCTGCTCGATGTGGCCCATTTGGGCAAGACCTTCGGCGGCCTGCAGGCGGTCAGCGATGTCTCGTTCACGGTGGATTCGAAAAAAATCAAGGCGGTCATCGGACCCAACGGGGCCGGCAAGACGACGCTGTTCAACCTGATCACCGGAACCTTGGCACCGTCGGCCGGATCGGTGCAGTTCAACGGCCGTGACATCACCGGCTGGAAGCCGCACCGGATAGCGGCCCGAGGGGTGGCCCGAACCTTCCAGAACATCAAGTTGTTCGCCGGCATGAGCGTGTTGGAAAACGTCATGGTCGGCCGTCATGTTCGCAGCCATGGCGGCTTCCTCGCTTCGATGCTGCGCCTGCCTTGGATCGGTGCCGAGGAACGGACCATTCGCCGAGACGCCATGGAACGGCTGGAACTCCTGGGTATCGACCATCTGGCCGAGGCTGATGCCACCAGCCTGGCCTTCGGCCAGCAACGGGCCGTGGAATTGGCCCGGGCGCTGGCCCTGGAGCCGGAACTGCTGCTGCTCGACGAACCGGCGGCCGGACTGAACATTTATGAAACAGCGGAAATCGGCCGCCTGATCGCCTCGATTCGAGCCGAACTCGGGATCACCGTGCTGCTGGTCGAACACGATATGTCGTTGGTCATGGATATCTCTGACGAGATTGTCGTGCTCAGTTTCGGCAAAAAGATCGCCGAAGATGTGCCGGAGGCCATCCAGCGCAACGACGAGGTGATCAAGGTGTATCTCGGGGAATAG
- a CDS encoding ABC transporter ATP-binding protein — protein sequence MLKIRNLVAGYGKLKVLKQISMHVKAGEIVTIIGANGAGKTTLLTTVAGLIRAASGDIEFRDQPITSLPAQKIPALGCVMVPEGRQVFAPLSVEENLILGGHVLRREGRQALTEQLAHQYELFPILKQRRSQYAGTLSGGEQQMLAMARALMSRPSLIMMDEPSTGLAPLIVQEIFRVIVRLREEGKTVLLVEQNAKAALGIADRGYVLETGKVILQGSAQDLLANRDVQRAYLGRERIG from the coding sequence ATGCTGAAAATTCGCAACCTCGTTGCCGGTTATGGCAAACTCAAGGTCCTCAAGCAGATCTCCATGCATGTCAAGGCCGGGGAGATCGTCACTATCATCGGGGCCAACGGGGCCGGCAAGACGACGCTGCTGACCACCGTTGCCGGGCTGATTCGGGCCGCCTCCGGCGATATCGAGTTTCGCGACCAGCCCATCACCTCGCTGCCGGCCCAGAAGATCCCGGCACTTGGTTGTGTCATGGTGCCAGAGGGGCGACAGGTCTTCGCCCCCTTGTCGGTCGAGGAAAACCTGATTCTCGGCGGCCATGTGCTGCGCCGGGAAGGGCGACAGGCGCTGACCGAGCAGCTGGCTCATCAATATGAGCTGTTTCCGATTCTCAAACAGCGGCGCAGCCAATATGCCGGAACGCTTTCCGGCGGCGAGCAACAGATGCTGGCCATGGCCCGGGCTTTGATGTCGCGCCCGTCGCTGATCATGATGGATGAACCGTCGACCGGCCTGGCGCCGCTGATCGTGCAGGAGATCTTTCGGGTTATCGTGCGCTTGCGCGAGGAAGGCAAGACGGTGTTACTGGTTGAACAAAATGCCAAGGCGGCCCTGGGGATCGCCGACCGGGGCTATGTCCTGGAGACCGGTAAGGTTATCCTCCAAGGCTCAGCCCAGGATCTGCTGGCCAATCGTGACGTGCAGCGGGCCTACCTCGGCCGGGAACGAATTGGTTGA
- a CDS encoding phenylacetate--CoA ligase family protein, translating to MYWEEERECMSREDLEQLQLERLQATLYRVGTHVPFYRNKFFEMKLDYESFGSLDDLRRLPFTTKQDLRDNYPYGLFAVPLRDVVRIHSSSGTTGMATVVGYTGNDIRTWSNLVARILTAAGVTKDDVIQIAFGYGLFTGGFGLHYGAERIGASVIPISAGNTRRQIQIMQDFKTTALVCTPSYALKMADVMMDMGINPSGLSLKYGLFGAEPWSERMRRQINERLNIIATDNYGLSEVMGPGVAGECLECNGLHVNEDHFLVEILDPKTLEPVAPGETGELVITTLTKEAFPVIRYRTRDLTRFLLEPCPCGRTMRRIQRITGRTDDMLIIKGVNVFPTQIESILFDIEGTQPHYNLVIDRVQNEDRLTVLVEVVESLFFDEMKKQRLVIEQIKKRLASELGVGVEVKLVEERSLERFNGKGNRIFDKRRL from the coding sequence ATGTACTGGGAAGAAGAAAGAGAATGCATGAGCCGGGAAGACCTGGAGCAGTTGCAGTTGGAGCGGTTGCAGGCGACCCTCTATCGGGTGGGGACCCATGTTCCGTTCTATCGGAACAAGTTTTTCGAGATGAAGCTCGATTACGAGTCCTTCGGCTCACTCGACGATCTGCGCCGCTTGCCGTTTACCACCAAACAGGACTTGCGGGACAATTATCCCTACGGCCTGTTTGCCGTGCCGCTGCGCGATGTGGTCCGAATTCACTCGTCGTCGGGAACCACCGGCATGGCGACGGTGGTCGGCTACACCGGCAACGATATCCGCACCTGGTCCAACCTGGTGGCGCGGATCTTGACCGCGGCCGGGGTGACCAAGGACGACGTGATCCAGATTGCCTTCGGCTACGGGCTGTTCACCGGTGGATTCGGCCTGCACTACGGCGCCGAGCGGATCGGTGCCTCGGTGATCCCGATTTCGGCCGGCAATACCCGGCGGCAGATCCAGATCATGCAGGATTTCAAGACCACGGCTCTGGTCTGCACGCCGTCCTATGCTTTGAAGATGGCCGATGTGATGATGGACATGGGCATCAACCCCAGCGGCTTGTCCCTGAAATACGGACTGTTCGGCGCCGAGCCGTGGTCCGAACGGATGCGGCGGCAGATCAACGAACGACTCAACATCATCGCCACCGACAACTACGGGCTCTCCGAGGTGATGGGTCCCGGTGTGGCCGGAGAATGTTTGGAGTGCAACGGCCTGCACGTCAACGAGGACCATTTTCTCGTGGAGATCCTCGATCCCAAAACCTTGGAGCCGGTGGCGCCCGGCGAGACCGGCGAACTGGTGATCACCACGTTGACCAAGGAGGCCTTTCCGGTGATCCGTTACCGGACCCGGGATTTGACCCGGTTTCTGCTCGAGCCGTGTCCCTGCGGTCGCACCATGCGGCGCATTCAGCGCATCACCGGGCGGACCGATGATATGCTGATCATCAAGGGGGTCAACGTCTTCCCCACCCAGATCGAATCCATCCTCTTCGATATCGAAGGGACCCAGCCACACTACAACCTGGTGATCGATCGGGTCCAGAACGAAGACCGCCTGACGGTCCTGGTCGAAGTGGTGGAATCGCTGTTTTTCGATGAAATGAAAAAACAGCGGCTGGTGATCGAACAGATCAAGAAACGGCTGGCTTCGGAACTGGGGGTGGGCGTCGAGGTCAAACTGGTCGAGGAGCGCAGCCTGGAACGGTTCAACGGCAAGGGCAATCGGATTTTCGATAAACGGCGGTTGTGA
- the rph gene encoding ribonuclease PH produces the protein MKRTRSYDRPADGLRPFRVQSDIQPQAYASLLISTGKTQVICAVSLEEKVPPFLEAAGKGWITAEYGMLPGATSSRNRREDGGRSGRSMEIQRLIGRSLRQMVDLPAIDGYTLRVDCDVLNADGGTRTAAITGAALAVRAALLRMVGEQRLPVLPPLRPVAAVSVGLVDAVVLLDLDYAEDSQAEADGNFVMADGAWVELQVSAEGRPVGDDELLLMKDYAKKGIASLLSLWRAATDPAPGY, from the coding sequence ATGAAGCGCACACGCAGTTACGACCGGCCGGCCGATGGGTTGCGTCCGTTTCGGGTGCAGTCGGACATTCAACCGCAGGCTTACGCCTCGCTGCTCATCAGTACCGGAAAGACGCAGGTGATCTGCGCGGTCAGCCTGGAGGAGAAGGTTCCACCATTTCTTGAAGCGGCTGGCAAGGGATGGATCACCGCCGAATACGGCATGCTGCCCGGCGCCACCTCGTCGCGCAATCGGCGGGAGGATGGCGGCCGTTCCGGCCGGAGTATGGAGATCCAGCGGTTGATCGGCCGCAGTCTGCGGCAGATGGTGGATTTGCCTGCGATTGATGGGTACACGCTCCGAGTGGATTGCGATGTGCTCAACGCCGACGGGGGCACCCGTACCGCCGCCATCACCGGGGCGGCCCTGGCGGTTCGGGCGGCACTGCTACGGATGGTGGGTGAGCAGCGGTTGCCGGTGCTGCCGCCGCTCCGTCCGGTGGCAGCGGTCTCGGTCGGCCTGGTCGACGCGGTGGTGCTGCTCGATCTTGATTATGCCGAGGACTCGCAAGCCGAAGCGGATGGAAACTTTGTCATGGCCGACGGGGCTTGGGTTGAACTGCAGGTATCGGCCGAAGGCCGCCCGGTGGGAGACGACGAACTGCTGTTGATGAAGGATTATGCCAAGAAGGGGATAGCATCGTTACTCAGCCTGTGGCGCGCTGCCACCGATCCGGCGCCCGGGTACTGA